The Vespula vulgaris chromosome 12, iyVesVulg1.1, whole genome shotgun sequence genome window below encodes:
- the LOC127068016 gene encoding zinc finger CCCH domain-containing protein 13-like — translation MSKSNIRKITVDPTKCNTDSRRPSVFERLGTKPAVTATGQNTSDYCRNWALNGSCSYGKNCKYANTHTLISPSKRAKKDNAISNTTGLVEDPFKRLTSKIVKKPSHSPDLNLEEWNQTDLEYEDEKVLERRRQLLQRELEIQMKKDKEVHGKEKVRQKKKAMSSSSSSRTSSTSSSSSSSSSEDSSSSSTSDSRKKVKKMKLKRHHSASTDYDEEKERRRKLKIKRLGTKNEKPVTKKKRKIDAGSIKKDISVRTNKKCASTSSSSRKHSTGSRVRSPTVQVSSSAVASTPPTLLGSSVSVAHHLPSNKTRERNRSDSPKIIKGRESEKDDRHYKKLRDTDDVPSKENIKNKSFEKLKEQDKEKNRTLDEKMKTDDRLKAKCKEKDVRSRTPSISERTKHQYNKETVSTKSRRSRTPEKPSRSKREVTPSRNQERLSSSSRSRDVEKKDRENHKNDKNKDREEIRKSEQGKQRQSSSQDEAHRKNVNKDFDEKSYLNDKTRQKSRECRDKDHARDERNHTRFSRDQRDPQRDKEKDDTQERCRERQRDRDRERDRERERERDRDRERDRERERERDRERDRDRDRERDRDKEPIKTRDRDVSSLVPSASISLTADKNSRYARDKERIAGKESAYEKASTRDRRSDRERERSETKALNERDRTSSQRFDTRYDRNGADKDALNRKATNSPRDRVDRFPRERSLDKVPLLEKTVHPPSTASSVPLLPPVPPSTTSSSSAVAITPALSASRDHLIDRVDSAHYERDRHRRFSTRYERGHGSEHDRKESRVTPTKIDRVVERRDASPRRAIEIERSFNRNYGRLGADHWEDQEESNPHLDYRDHHAHEDDRRKIIDGRRYESPFDERRGIREERSRDSRYVVQTGDRPSFDDHRHHHHHHRHPIYSGEKLRSGGSALRDEAVPNDDWEAHHREVEHGRDRSYTAVDWEEREWRARALWGSRDSLPRSEAHDDEWAARYENSLSDWKANENRKWDNQAVHIRGHYRNERSKEVELGESTSHNKRRPYTNPEVREECPVHTSKQVSLYGSMKEEPINKKLMELAEGRLHTNREKSVEIYQKKNAPKEKSEVKETHLPEPKRSCIEESLQTLHTESDLSDISDDPDDILNMEEEITDAESNKLRLTKKTPDIAQKEQQSITQETTQPSPKESIEDTVFNAKGKDNTVTMAFRNMDDENMETMDFEEISDGELEEDIKTSGKGLGDALGVDWESFVKEMQPRRPLSSGQHNAENRWQCKAIFHRIGISFKYAGEDTINKFSQKYGKEDHTDLFLDNVALVHTALTRNEFLRNLSNNLLPSMDDLVYRHENTSNDDLEYDIEALKPCTTLYETAKCLLQQVI, via the exons ATGTCAAAATCAAACATAAGGAAGATAACAGTTGACCCTACGAAATGTAATACTGACTCTCGTCGACCCAGTGTGTTCGAAAGGTTGGGGACCAAACCAGCAGTCACAGCAACAGGTCAAAATACATCTGATTACTGCAGGAATTGGGCATTGAATGGCAGCTGTTCATACGGGAAAAATTGCAA GTATGCAAACACTCACACACTGATAAGTCCATCCAAGCGAGCGAAGAAGGATAATGCAATTTCAAATACTACAGGG cTTGTTGAGGACCCATTTAAACGACTAACTTctaaaattgtaaagaaacCATCGCATAGTCCTGATTTGAATTTAGAGGAGTGGAATCAAACAGATCTAGAATACGAAGACGAGAAAGTTTTAGAAAGGCGTAGGCAGCTTCTACAACGAGAATTAGAAATACaaatgaagaaagataaagaagttCATGGCAAAGAAAAAGttagacagaaaaaaaaagcaatgagTTCATCATCAAGTTCACGTACCTCGAGTACAtctagtagtagcagcagttCTAGCAGCGAAGATTCTTCATCTAGTTCTACATCAGATTCgcgaaaaaaagttaaaaaaatgaaattgaagcGACATCATAGTGCTTCTACGGACTATgatgaagaaaaggaaagaagaagaaa actgaagataaaaagacttgggacaaaaaatgaaaaacctGTGACtaagaaaaaacgtaaaatCGATGCAGgttctataaaaaaagatatttctgtaagaacaaataaaaagtgtGCATcaacttcttcctcttcgagaAAACATTCAACTGGCAGTCGTGTCAGATCTCCCACAGTACAGGTTTCTTCATCGGCAGTTGCATCAACTCCTCCTACGTTATTGGGATCGTCGGTATCGGTAGCTCATCATTTACCATCgaataaaacaagagaaagaaatagaagtgATTCgcctaaaataataaaaggtaGAGAGTCGGAGAAGGATGATAGACATTATAAAAAGTTGAGAGATACGGATGATGTGCcatctaaagaaaatattaagaacAAGTCATTTGAAAAGTTGAAAGAacaagacaaagagaaaaatcgaacactcgatgaaaaaatgaaaactgaCGATAGATTGAAGGCaaaatgcaaagaaaaagatgtgaGATCAAGAACTCCGTCGATTTCGGAAAGAACGAAGCATCAATATAATAAGGAAACCGTATCCACAAAATCACGCCGTAGCCGTACACCTGAAAAACCATCAAGATCAAAACGGGAAGTAACTCCCTCGAGAAATCAAGAGAGACTTTCATCTTCGAGCAGATCAAGAGATGTCGAAAAGAAGGATCGTGAGAATCAtaagaacgataaaaataaggaTAGAGAAGAAATTAGGAAAAGCGAACAAGGAAAGCAAAGACAATCTTCTAGCCAAGATGAGGCACATCGTAAAAACGTTAATAAAGATTTTGACGAGAAATCCTATTTGAATGACAAAACGCGACAAAAAAGCAGGGAATGTCGCGACAAAGATCATGCGAGAGACGAACGAAACCATACAAGATTTAGCCGTGATCAACGCGATCCCCAAcgtgataaagaaaaggacgatACTCAGGAGCGTTGTCGAGAGAGACAAAGGGATAGAGATCGCGAACGTGATAGAGAACGTGAACGGGAACGTGATCGGGATCGTGAAAGAGATCGCGAACGGGAACGCGAGAGAGATCGTGAGAGGGATCGAGATCGAGACAGAGAGCGCGATAGAGATAAGGAGCCTATCAaaacgagagacagagatgtTTCATCTTTGGTGCCATCGGCATCGATAAGTTTAACAGCGGACAAAAATTCACGGTACGCTCGAGATAAAGAACGAATCGCGGGAAAAGAAAGCGCGTATGAAAAAGCCAGCACGCGTGATCGTAGAAGTGACAGGGAACGAGAACGATCCGAGACTAAAGCTCTTAACGAACGCGATAGAACTTCTTCTCAGCGCTTTGATACAAGATATGATAGAAATGGTGCCGATAAAGATGCATTAAATCGGAAAGCTACCAATTCACCACGAGATCGCGTTGATCGCTTTCCGCGAGAAAGATCGTTGGATAAAGTCCCTCTTCTTGAAAAAACTGTGCATCCACCTTCGACAGCATCGTCTGTCCCATTGTTACCACCGGTTCCTCCATCCACAACTTCATCTTCATCAGCAGTAGCAATAACACCTGCGTTATCTGCTTCACGCGATCACTTGATCGATAGAGTGGACTCGGCGCAttacgaaagagatagacatcGAAGATTTAGTACAAGGTACGAACGTGGGCATGGCTCTGAACACGATAGGAAGGAGTCAAGAGTCACGCCAACTAAAATTGACCGTGTAGTGGAAAGGAGAGATGCTAGCCCACGTCGAGCaattgaaattgaaagaagctttaatagaaattatggAAGGCTCGGAGCGGATCATTGGGAGGATCAGGAAGAATCTAATCCACATTTAGATTATCGAGATCATCATGCGCACGAGGAcgacagaagaaaaataattgatggTAGAAGATACGAAAGCCCGTTCGACGAAAGACGAGGGATTCGCGAGGAAAGATCGAGAGATTCTAGATATGTTGTACAAACTGGCGATAGACCCTCATTCGACGATCATcgccatcatcatcatcatcacagACATCCCATTTATAGTGGAGAAAAACTACGTAGCGGTGGTAGCGCATTGag AGATGAAGCTGTACCCAATGACGATTGGGAAGCACATCACCGAGAAGTTGAACATGGCCGAGATAGATCTTACACAGCTGTTGATTGGGAGGAGAGAGAATGGAGAGCAAGAGCGTTGTGGGGTAGTAGGGACAGTCTTCCACGTTCGGAGGCTCATGATGATGAATGGGCCGCGCGATATGAAAATTCTTTATCTGATTGGAAAGCTAATGAAAATCGAAAATGGGATAATCAAGCTGTACATATTCGAGGTCACTACAGAAATGAGCGATCTAAAGAAGTTGAATTAGGAGAATCAACATCGCacaa taAAAGACGTCCATATACGAATCCAGAAGTCAGGGAAGAATGCCCAGTTCATACCTCTAAACAAGTATCTCTCTATGGTAGTATGAAGGAAGAGcccattaataaaaaattaatggaaCTTGCTGAAGGCAGGTTACATACAAATCGGGAGAAATCTGTAGAGatatatcagaaaaaaaatgcacCAAAAGAGAAATCTGAAGTGAAGGAAACGCATTTACCAGAACCGAAACGTTCTTGTATCGAAGAATCTTTACAAACTCTACATACAGAAAGTGACCTTAGCGACATCAGCGATGATCCTGATGATATTTTGAATATGGAGGAAGAAATAACG GATGCCGAATCGAACAAATTACGATTAACTAAAAAAACGCCTGATATTGCACAAAAAGAACAGCAATCTATCACTCAAGAAACAACTCAACCATCGCCTAAAGAATCTATAGAAGATACCGTATTCAATGCAAAAGGAAAGGATAATACTGTTACTATGGCATTTAG AAATATGGACGATGAAAATATGGAAACAATGGACTTTGAAGAAATATCCGATGGTGAATTAGAAGAGGATATTAAAACAAGTGGTAAAGGTTTAGGTGATGCTTTAGGTGTTGACTGGGAAAGCTTTGTAAAAGAGATGCAACCGCGTCGACCTTTGTCGTCTGGGCAACATAATGCAGAAAATCGTTGGCAGTGTAAAGCAATTTTTCACAGAATTGGTATATCTTTCAAATATGCTGGTGAAGatactattaataaattctcccaaaaatatggaaaagaaG
- the LOC127068057 gene encoding protein phosphatase 1 regulatory subunit 7-like isoform X2 — MANNEDRSEGSVEMEQDDDAETEETEKILIIDPDSEELDFNHSRLTKLENLEPLTKTRKLCFTWNLIKKIENLDTLSTLVELELRDNQITIIENLDALVNLELLDLSFNRIKKIEGLNNLLNLRKLFLSSNKIIYIENLAHLKNLTTLELGDNKIREIVNLDDLTNLINLFLGKNKISKIQNLESLQSLQLLSLQSNRITKIENLGELTKLDQLYLSENGIICIEGLENCPNLTTLDLTNNKIKKIENIQHLQNLEEFWVNNNEIEDWVTVESLVANKKLQTVYLEKNPVSKDSNYRRKIKLLLPWLVQLDATLCR; from the exons ATGGCTAACAATG aAGACAGGAGTGAAGGATCAGTTGAAATGGAACAAGATGATGATGCGGAGACcgaagagacagaaaagatTCTCATTATAGATCCTGATAGCGAA gaATTAGACTTCAATCATTCAAGGCTTACAAAATTAGAGAATTTGGAGCCATTGACAAAAACACGAAAATTATGTTTTACATGGAATTTAATTAAGAAGATTGAAAACCTTGATACTCTCTCTACTTTGGTTGAATTAGAGCTTAGAGATAACCAAATTactataatagaaaatttagatGCTCTTGTAAATCTTGA gcTTTTggatctttcttttaatcgtataaaaaaaattgaaggattaaataatttattgaatttacgtaaattattcttatcgtcaaataaaattatatatattgaaaatcttgcacatttaaaaaatcttaCCACCCTGGAATTAGgtgataataaaatacgaGAGATTGTAAACTTAGatgatttaacaaatttaataaatttatttctcggcaaaaataaaatatctaaaatacAAAATCTGGAAAGCTTACAAAGTCTCCAATTGTTAAGTCTACAAAGTAATCgtataacaaaaattgaaaatttaggAGAATTAACAAAGTTggatcaattatatttatccgAAAATGGAATAATATGTATAGAAGGCTTAGAAAATTGTCCAAATTTGACAACTTTGGACCTgacaaacaataaaattaaaaaaatagagaatattCAACATCTTCAAAATTTAGAGGAATTTTGg GTGAATAATAATGAGATCGAAGACTGGGTAACTGTGGAGAGTTTAGTAGCTAACAAAAAGTTACAAACTgtgtatttagaaaaaaatcctGTTTCAAAAGATTCAAATTATAgacgaaaaattaaattattattaccttGGCTCGTACAGCTAGATGCAACACTTTGTAGATAA
- the LOC127068057 gene encoding protein phosphatase 1 regulatory subunit 7-like isoform X1 yields the protein MANNEEDRSEGSVEMEQDDDAETEETEKILIIDPDSEELDFNHSRLTKLENLEPLTKTRKLCFTWNLIKKIENLDTLSTLVELELRDNQITIIENLDALVNLELLDLSFNRIKKIEGLNNLLNLRKLFLSSNKIIYIENLAHLKNLTTLELGDNKIREIVNLDDLTNLINLFLGKNKISKIQNLESLQSLQLLSLQSNRITKIENLGELTKLDQLYLSENGIICIEGLENCPNLTTLDLTNNKIKKIENIQHLQNLEEFWVNNNEIEDWVTVESLVANKKLQTVYLEKNPVSKDSNYRRKIKLLLPWLVQLDATLCR from the exons ATGGCTAACAATG aagaAGACAGGAGTGAAGGATCAGTTGAAATGGAACAAGATGATGATGCGGAGACcgaagagacagaaaagatTCTCATTATAGATCCTGATAGCGAA gaATTAGACTTCAATCATTCAAGGCTTACAAAATTAGAGAATTTGGAGCCATTGACAAAAACACGAAAATTATGTTTTACATGGAATTTAATTAAGAAGATTGAAAACCTTGATACTCTCTCTACTTTGGTTGAATTAGAGCTTAGAGATAACCAAATTactataatagaaaatttagatGCTCTTGTAAATCTTGA gcTTTTggatctttcttttaatcgtataaaaaaaattgaaggattaaataatttattgaatttacgtaaattattcttatcgtcaaataaaattatatatattgaaaatcttgcacatttaaaaaatcttaCCACCCTGGAATTAGgtgataataaaatacgaGAGATTGTAAACTTAGatgatttaacaaatttaataaatttatttctcggcaaaaataaaatatctaaaatacAAAATCTGGAAAGCTTACAAAGTCTCCAATTGTTAAGTCTACAAAGTAATCgtataacaaaaattgaaaatttaggAGAATTAACAAAGTTggatcaattatatttatccgAAAATGGAATAATATGTATAGAAGGCTTAGAAAATTGTCCAAATTTGACAACTTTGGACCTgacaaacaataaaattaaaaaaatagagaatattCAACATCTTCAAAATTTAGAGGAATTTTGg GTGAATAATAATGAGATCGAAGACTGGGTAACTGTGGAGAGTTTAGTAGCTAACAAAAAGTTACAAACTgtgtatttagaaaaaaatcctGTTTCAAAAGATTCAAATTATAgacgaaaaattaaattattattaccttGGCTCGTACAGCTAGATGCAACACTTTGTAGATAA
- the LOC127068059 gene encoding serine/threonine-protein phosphatase 2A catalytic subunit alpha isoform, whose amino-acid sequence MEEKASLKELDQWIEQLNDCKQLTESQVKTLCDKAKEILAKESNVQEVKCPVTVCGDVHGQFHDLMELFRIGGKSPDTNYLFMGDYVDRGYYSVETVTLLVALKVRYRERITILRGNHESRQITQVYGFYDECLRKYGNANVWKFFTDLFDYLPLTALVDGQIFCLHGGLSPSIDTLDHIRALDRLQEVPHEGPMCDLLWSDPDDRGGWGISPRGAGYTFGQDISETFNHSNGLTLVSRAHQLVMEGYNWCHDRNVVTIFSAPNYCYRCGNQAAIMELDDALKYSFLQFDPAPRRGEPHVTRRTPDYFL is encoded by the exons ATGGAGGAAAAGGCGTCACTGAAGGAACTTGATCAGTGGATAGAACAGTTAAATGACTGCAAACAACTGACAGAAAGCCAAGTGAAAACTCTATGCGACAAG gcAAAAGAGATTTTGGCTAAAGAATCAAATGTACAAGAAGTAAAATGTCCAGTAACTGTATGTGGCGATGTACATGGTCAATTCCATGACTTAATGGAATTATTTAGAATAGGAGGTAAATCTCCAGACACAAATTACCTATTTATGGGTGATTATGTTGATCGTGGCTACTACTCTGTTGAAACAGTTACTTTGCTTGTTGCATTAAAG gTGAGATATCGAGAAAGAATAACGATTCTGCGTGGTAATCATGAGTCGAGACAAATCACACAAGTATATGGATTCTACGATGAATGCTTACGTAAATATGGAAATGCCAATGTATGGAAGTTCTTTACGGATTTATTTGATTACTTACCACTGACTGCATTGGTTGATGgtcaaatattttgtttacatGGTGGGCTATCACCTTCAATTGATACCTTAGATCACATAAGAGCTTTAGATCGTCTTCAAGAGGTTCCACATGAA GGTCCAATGTGTGATTTGCTATGGTCAGATCCTGACGACAGAGGAGGATGGGGTATTTCTCCTCGAGGAGCAGGATATACATTTGGTCAAGATATATCAGAAACATTTAATCATTCAAATGGTCTCACATTGGTATCAAGAGCTCATCAATTGGTTATGGAAGGATATAATtg GTGTCATGACCGTAATGTTGTAACTATATTCTCTGCTCCTAATTATTGCTATCGTTGTGGCAATCAAGCTGCAATTATGGAACTAGATGATGCTTTGAAGTATTCATT CCTTCAATTCGACCCAGCACCAAGACGTGGAGAACCACATGTCACTAGGCGGACACCAGACTACTTCCTATAA
- the LOC127068033 gene encoding D-glucuronyl C5-epimerase B, translating to MMMRMNYKTILLTLIVAVASSLLTSWNNCGYPFFLRPPDWKYQFQHKEKVNNEPGYQEIDCSINGDYSIGCRKEGDEVYIPFSFIHKYFEIYGKLATYDGLERFEWLHSYSKIVTPKGKYDPRGVFMTFENYNVEVRERVKCVSGSDGVPISTQWESQGYYYPTQIAQFGLSHYSKNLTEPEPYRKLIEDSDKVKQEWSVPQGCVISRIYDKQVNSYVMKFATPETSTSGISLKLDHVLDLVLKWDLNIKDNGSITVALQSREKKDTYYLHYTANNVMLYTYKNHIYYGIGQINHQWRRFTRDLVIDLQKGLYLNDKSKKKLSRSKLKIVKIMLYGSGMIDNITLSTSEHMEQFYDAAKWFVANQNITSGGWPNPVRRKVSTGMATLEPGWYSSMGQGHAISVLARAYYHSREEKYLQAAVRGLRPFKLSSSKGGVAALFLGKYIWYEEYPTTPPSFILNGFIYSLIGLYDLKSIATSKDAYEASRLFNQGMISLKNMLTLYDTGSGTTYDLRHFTLKIAPNLARWDYHSTHVNQLLLLNTIDNDPLFTATAERWIGYMNGKKAAHN from the exons ATGATGATGCGAATGAATTACAAaactattttattaacattgaTTGTTGCTGTAGCAAGTTCTCTATTAACATCATGGAACAATTGTGGTTATCCTTTTTTCCTAAGGCCACCAGATTGGAAATATCAATTTCAACATAAG gaaaaagTGAATAATGAACCTGGATATCAAGAAATAGATTGCTCTATAAATGGTGATTATTCAATTGGGTGTCGTAAAGAAGGAGATGAAGTATACATaccattttcattcattcataaatactTTGAA ATTTATGGTAAATTGGCAACGTACGATGGATTAGAAAGATTTGAGTGGTTACATAGTTACTCAAAAATTGTAACCCCCAAGGGTAAATATGATCCTCGAGGAGTATTCATgacatttgaaaattataatgtcgaagttagagagagagtaaagtgTGTTAGCGGCAGCGACGGTGTACCAATATCCACGCAATGGGAAAGTCAAGGATATTATTATCCGACTCAAATTGCCCAATTTGGACTGTCGCATTACAGCAAAAATTTAACAGAACCTGAACCTTATAGGAAATTAATAGAAGATTCTGATAAAGTAAAACAAGAATGGTCTGTTCCTCAAGGATGTGTTATTTCTCGAATATATGACAAACAAGTTAATAGCTATGTTATGAAATTTGCAACACCTGAGACTAGTACTTCTGGAATAAGTTTAAAACTGGATCATGTATTAGATTTGGTATTAAAATGGGATCTAAACATTAAGGATAATGGTAGCATAACAGTTGCATTACAatctagagaaaaaaaagatacatattaCTTGCATTACACTGCAAATAATGTAATGttatatacctataaaaatcatatatattatggaaTTGGGCAAATTAATCATCAGTGGAGACGTTTTACTAGAGATTTAGTCATTGATTTACAAAAAGGATTATATTTgaatgataaaagtaaaaagaaactttcaaGATCTAAATTAAAG atcgttaaaataatgCTTTATGGTTCTGGAATGattgataatattacattGTCAACAAGCGAACATATGGAACAATTTTATGATGCTGCCAAATGGTTCGTTGCTAATCAAAATATTACATCCGGTGGATGGCCAAATCCAGTTAGAAGAAAAGTTTCTACTGGTATGGCTACATTGGAACCTGGATG gtATTCTAGCATGGGTCAAGGACATGCTATTTCGGTATTGGCACGGGCATATTATCAttctcgagaagaaaaatatttacaagcTGCAGTTAGAGGTTTAAGGCCATTTAAATTATCATCTAGTAAAGGAGGTGTAGCAGCTCTGTTTTTAGGTAAATACATTTGGTACGAAGAATATCCTACAACACCACCTTCGTTCATTCTTAATGGGTTCATATACTCTCTCATTGGACTCTATGATTTAAAAAGTATAGCAACAAGTAAAGATGCATATGAGGCATCAAGATTATTTAATCAAGGAATGATCTCACTTAAAAATATGTTGACTTTGTACGATACCGGGTCGGGTACAACATATGACTTACGtcattttacattaaaaatagcTCCAAATTTAGCCAGATGGGATTATCATTCTACACATGTGAaccaacttcttcttcttaatacCATTGACAACGATCCACTTTTTACTGCAACTGCAGAGAGATGGATCGGGTATATGAATGGTAAAAAAGCTGcacataattaa
- the LOC127068051 gene encoding septin-1 encodes MSSERENVKTFTSPEAPGYVGFANLPNQVHRKSVKKGFEFTLMVVGESGLGKSTLVNSLFLTDLYPERIIPDAVEKTNQTVKLDASTVEIEERGVKLRLTVVDTPGYGDAIDNTDSFRAIIQYIDDQFERFLRDESGLNRRNIVDNRIHCCFYFISPFGHGLKPLDIEFMKQLHNKVNIVPVIAKADVLTKREVLRLKKRVMEEIEGSGIKIYPLPDCDSDEDEDYKEQVRQLKEAVPFAVCGANTLLEVKGKRVRGRLYPWGVVEVENPDHCDFIKLRTMLITHMQDLQEVTQEVHYENYRSERLAKGAPVPPRRQTIVESEKATSVTEKDRILQEKEAELRRMQELLAVMQAQMQQQQP; translated from the exons ATGTCtagcgaaagagagaatgttaaaact TTTACTAGTCCTGAAGCCCCAGGCTATGTAGGTTTTGCAAATTTACCTAATCAAGTGCATAGAAAGTCGGTGAAGAAAGGTTTTGAGTTTACACTTATGGTTGTTGGAGAGTCTGGCCTTGGAAAATCTACATTAGttaatagtttatttttaacCGATTTATATCCAGAAAGAATAATTCCTGATGCTGTTG AGAAAACTAATCAAACTGTAAAACTTGATGCTTCCACGGTAGAAATTGAAGAAAGAGGTGTTAAACTAAGACTTACGGTCGTTGATACACCCGGTTATGGAGATGCTATTGATAATACAGATAGTTTCAGAGCAATCATTCAATATATAGATGATCAATTTGAAAGATTTTTGCGGGATGAAAGTGgattaaatagaagaaatatagTTGATAATAGAATACATTGTTGTTTTTACTTCATTTCTCCATTTGGTCATGG ATTAAAACCTTTGGATATAGAATTTATGAAACAATTACATAATAAAGTTAACATTGTGCCAGTAATTGCAAAAGCAGATGTACTTACTAAAAGAGAAGTACTTCGTTTAAAGAAACGTGTAATGGAAGAAATCGAAGGTAGTGGCATTAAGATCTACCCCCTTCCAGATTGTGATAgcgatgaagatgaagattaTAAAGAACAAGTAAGACAATTGAAAGAAGCTGTTCCATTTGCAGTATGTGGCGCAAATACCTTACTTGAagttaaaggaaaaagagtaaGGGGGCGACTTTATCCTTGGGGTGTTGTTGAAGTAGAAAATCCAGATCATtgtgattttattaaattaagaaCGATGCTGAT AACACACATGCAAGATTTACAAGAAGTAACACAGGAGGTACATTATGAAAATTACCGTAGTGAAAGATTAGCTAAAGGAGCGCCGGTTCCACCACGACGACAAAC aattgTGGAATCTGAAAAAGCTACTTCCGTAACAGAGAAAGATCGTATTTTACAAGAAAAGGAAGCAGAATTACGTCGTATGCAAGAATTATTGGCTGTAATGCAAGCACAAATGCAACAACAGCAACCCTAA
- the LOC127068066 gene encoding mitochondrial import inner membrane translocase subunit Tim22 — MFSTDQSKTSNNLPIQEDKRVFINDTDWDKIAVYLIGNQQRFRENIIIPRMIGPVQIKTNEEKMVERAMESCAFKSIMSCVLGYGLGAAIGLFSSSVNPNITSVEKQQTAREIFREMKMTTLSYAKNFAAVGCVFSAVECTIESYRGKTDWRNGTYAGGVTGGLIGLRAGIKAGLIGAAGFAAFSTAIDYYMHRS; from the exons atgttTTCGACGGATCAATCTAAAACTTCAAATAATCTTCCAATTCAGGAAGATAAAAgagtttttataaatgatacagACTGGGATAAGATAGCTGTATATTTAATAGGAAATCAACAAAGAtttagagaaaatattattatacccAGAATGATAGGACCTGTACAAATTAAGactaatgaagaaaaaatggtGGAAAGAGCGATGGAAAGTTGTGCCTTTAAGAGTATTATGAGCTGTGTACTTg GATATGGATTGGGAGCTGCAATAGGTTTATTTTCATCAAGTGTAAATCCAAATATCACAAGTGTAGAAAAACAACAAACTGCACGCGAAATATttagagaaatgaaaatgacgaCGCTCAGTTATGCTAAGAATTTTGCTGCTGTCGGTTGTGTATTTTCAGCCGTTGAATGTACTATAGAATCT taTAGAGGTAAAACCGATTGGAGAAATGGTACTTATGCAGGTGGTGTAACAGGTGGCCTAATAGGCTTAAGAG CTGGCATAAAAGCAGGACTGATAGGTGCTGCAGGCTTTGCAGCATTTTCAACAGCAATAGATTATTACATGCACAGGTCATAA